The Streptomyces sp. NBC_01439 genome contains the following window.
TGCCGCCCCACCAGCGGTCGCGGCCGAGGGCGACGAGGTGGCCGACGATGATGCCGGTGAGGAGGGCCAGGGCCCAGCCGACCGGCCCGCCGGGGAACAGCGCATGACGGCCGCTCAGCGCGGAGACGATGCCGATGGTGAGCACCGAGACGGCGAGACCCACGACGAGGAAGGGCAGCACACCGCGCCGCTCCTGCCCGCGCGCACCGGTGGGGACCGGTCGGGTCTCCGGTGTCCTGGCACCCAGGACACGCGGCCTGCCCGCCCGGCCCGCCCGCATGGGCGGGAGTTCCCCGCCGAATTCAGGTGACGGGTCGGCGCTTTCGGTGGGTTTCATGCCCGTACCTCTCACAGCCGGCGATGCCGATGTCACGCGATGGCCCCGATGTCATGCCACCACGGCCGAAATCGCATCCTGCAGCCGTGCACGACAGGCGCACCCCTCAACAGTAGGACGCGCGAGGCTCCCAGGGGCAGCGGTCGGCAGTGGTTGCCCGAATGCGACCCAGCCATCCTCATCAGTACGGTATCCGCCGAACGGGTGAGTTTGGACCGGGGCCCCCCGTCACCCATCCGATGATCCGACAGCTCACCGCCCTGCGACCAGCCTTGTACCGGCCGTTTACCACCGTCCGCCGCGCCTGGCGTGCGCCCGCCCGTACGGCCGCACGCCACGCATCCGTTCGCCTTCGCTACTCCCCCTCGGCGATTCACCTGCCGGTACTACTGCGCTTCGCCCCCGCCGTCCACCGGGAGCGCCGCCTCCCGCGCCGCGTCCGGCCCCTGCTCCAGCAGCACGGTGAACCCTGCGTCGTCGAGGACGGCGAGCTTCAACTGCACGGCCTTGTCGTACTTCGAGCCGGGGTTGTCCCCGACCACGACGAAGGAGGTCTTCTTCGACACGGAACCGGTGACCTTGGCGCCGCGGCTCTGCAGGGCCTCCTTCGCCCCGTCCCGCGTGTGGCTCTGCAAAGTGCCGGTGACGACGACGGTCAGCCCCTCCAGCGGCCGCGGCCCCTCGTCCTCGGCGGAACCTTCCTCCTCCATCCGGACCCCGGCCTCCCGCCACTTGCGCAGGATCTCCTGGTGCCAGTCGACGGCGAACCACTCCTTGAGGGAGGCGGCGATGATGGCGCCGACGCCCTCGGTGGCGGTCAGCTCCTCCTCGGTGGCCTGCTCGATGCGCTCGATCGAGCGGAACTCGCGGGCGAGGGCCTCGGCCGCGACCGGTCCCACGTGACGGATCGACAGGCCGTTGATGATGCGGGCGAGCGGGCGGTCCTTGGCGGCGGCGATGTGCTCCAGCATGGAGAGGGCGTTCTTCTTCGGTTCGCCCTTCTGGTTGGCGAAGACCGTGACGATCTTCTCCTCGCCCGTCTTCGGGTCCCGCTTGGGCAGCCCGCTGTCCGGGTCCAGGACGTACGCCTTGATGGGCAGCAGCTGCTCGATGGTCAGGCCGAAGAGGTCGCCCTCGTCCAGCAGCGGCGGCTCGGCCGGCTCCAGCGGGCCGGTCAGCGCGGCCGCCGCCACCATGCCGAAGTTCTCGATGTCCAGGGACTGTCGGCCGCCCAGGTAGAAGAGCCGCTCGCGCAACTGCGCCGGGCAGGTCTGGGCGTTGGGGCACCGGACGTCGATGTCCCCCTCCTTCATGGGCCGCAGCTCCGTCCCGCACGCGGGACAGTCGGCCGGCATCACGAACTCCCGCTCGGTGCCGTCGCGCAGGTCCACCACGGGGCCGAGGATCTCGGGGATGACGTCGCCCGCCTTGCGCAGGACGACGGTGTCCCCGATGAGGACGCCCTTGGCCTTGACGACCTCCTGGTTGTGCAGGGTGGCGAACTCGACCTCGGAGCCCGCCACCTTCACCGGCTCCACCTGCGCGTACGGGGTCACCCGGCCGGTGCGGCCGACGCCGACCTTGATGTCGATCAGCTTGGTGTTGACCTCTTCGGGCGCGTACTTCCAGGCGATCGCCCAGCGCGGGGCGCGCGCGGTGGAGCCGAGCCGGCCCTGGAGGGCGATCTCGTCGAGCTTGACGACCACCCCGTCGATCTCGTGCTCCACCGAGTGCCGGTTCACGCCGAAGTCCCTGATGAAATCGCGGACCTCGGCGAGCGTGGCGACCACCATGTTGTGCTGCGCGGTCGGCAGCCCCCACTCGTGCAGCAGCTCGTACGCCTGCGACTGGCGCTCGATCTCGAAGCCCTCGCGGGCTCCGATGCCGTGCACGACCATGTGCAGCGGGCGGCTCGCGGTGACCTTGGGGTCCTTCTGCCGCAGCGAACCGGCTGCCGCGTTGCGCGGGTTGGCGAAGGGCTTGCCCTCCGCCTCCACCAGCCGGGCGTTGAGCTCCTCGAACTTCTCCATCGGGAAGTAGACCTCGCCGCGGATCTCCACCAGGGCCGGGATCCGGTCGCCCTTGAGACGGTCTGGGATCTCGGCGATGGTGCGCACGTTGGGCGTGATGTCCTCACCGGTGCGGCCGTCGCCGCGGGTGGCCGCCCGGGTCAGGCGGCCGTTCTCGTAGGTGAGGTTGACGGCGAGGCCGTCCACCTTGAGCTCGCACAGGTAGTGGTAGTCCGAGGTGTTCACGTCCCGGGCCACCCGCTCGGCCCAGGCAGCCAGTTCCTCGTCGTCGAAGGCGTTGTCGAGGGAGAGCATGCGCTCGCGGTGCTCGACGGAGGCGAAGTCCGTCTCGTACGCCCCGGCCACCTTCTGGGTGGGCGAGTCGGGCGTGCGCAGCTCCGGGTACTGCTCCTCCAGCGCCTCCAGCGAGCGCAGCAGCTGGTCGAACTCGGCGTCGCTGACGACCGGCTGGTCGTTCACGTAGTACCGGAAGCGGTGCTCCTCGACCTGCTCCGCCAGCAGCGCGTGCTGATCGCGCACCGCCGTCGGTACTGCCGTGTCCTGCTGTTCGGCTGCCATGCCGTGTCCTCCCGTGGCCCGTCTTCGACCGTCACTCAGGGTTGTCGGCGAGCGACCTCGCCGCCCTGACGCAATGCGCCTGCACCGCGCGGGCGTAGGCGGGCGAAGCGCCCGCCAGACCGCACGACGGGGTGACCACGACGGACTCCGCCAGAGTCCCCGGGGCCAGCCCCAGCCTGCGCCAAAGCTTCCTGACACCCATGACGCTACCGCCCGGGTCCGACAACGGGGCGTCCGTGCCGGGCACCACTCCGGCGAAGAGTTTCGTGCCGCCTTCGACCGCCTCCCCGATGGCGTCGTCCTCGCGCTCGGTGAGCAGGGAGAAATCGAACGACACCCCCGTGGCACCGGCCCTGCGGAGCAGGCCGAAGGGGACCTCGGGCGCGCAGGAGTGCACGACGACCTCCCCGTCGTGGACGGCGAACAGGTCGCGCAGCCCGCCCTCGACCACCTGCCGGTCGACGGCCCGGTAGGTGCGGTAGCCGCTCGCCGAGCGGACCCGGCCGAGCAGGACGGCCGTCAGGGAGGGCTCGTCGAGCTGCAGCACGACGTCGGCGCCGGGGACCCGCTTGCGCACGTCGGCCAGGTGCTCGCGCAGGCCCTCGGCCAGCGATCCGGCCAGGTCCCGGCAGGCACCCGGGTCCTGGAGCATGGCTTCGCCACCGTGCAGTTCCAGGGCGGCGGCCAGCGTCCACGGTCCGACGGCCTGGACCTTGAGCTTCCCCGTGTACCCCTGGGTGAACTCCTCCAGCGCGTCGAGGTCCTCCCCCAGCCAGGACCGGGCCCGCTTGGAGTCCCGTCCCGGGCGGTCGCTGATCCGCCAGCCGCTGGGCTCGACGTGGGCGTACATGTCGACGAGGAGTCCGAGGGACCGGCCGATCATGTCCGCGCCGGGCCCGCGGGCGGGCAGCTCGGCGAGGTAGGGGAACTCTTCGAAGGACCCGGTGACGGTCTTCGCTGCCTCGCGGGCGTCGCCGCCGGGCAGCGATCCGACGCCGGTGGCGCCGGCGCTCATCGGCCCGGCCGGACGCTCAGGTCGTTGACCTCGGCGTCGCGGGGCAGGTCGACGGCCATGACGATCGTGGTCGCGACGGACTCGGGCTCGATCCAGGCGGCCGGGTCGTACTCCTTGCCCTCCTGCGAGTGCACCTTGGCCTGCATGGGGCTGGCGGTGCGGCCCGGGTAGACGGAGGTGACGCGGATGCCGTTGGCCCGCTCC
Protein-coding sequences here:
- the ligA gene encoding NAD-dependent DNA ligase LigA gives rise to the protein MAAEQQDTAVPTAVRDQHALLAEQVEEHRFRYYVNDQPVVSDAEFDQLLRSLEALEEQYPELRTPDSPTQKVAGAYETDFASVEHRERMLSLDNAFDDEELAAWAERVARDVNTSDYHYLCELKVDGLAVNLTYENGRLTRAATRGDGRTGEDITPNVRTIAEIPDRLKGDRIPALVEIRGEVYFPMEKFEELNARLVEAEGKPFANPRNAAAGSLRQKDPKVTASRPLHMVVHGIGAREGFEIERQSQAYELLHEWGLPTAQHNMVVATLAEVRDFIRDFGVNRHSVEHEIDGVVVKLDEIALQGRLGSTARAPRWAIAWKYAPEEVNTKLIDIKVGVGRTGRVTPYAQVEPVKVAGSEVEFATLHNQEVVKAKGVLIGDTVVLRKAGDVIPEILGPVVDLRDGTEREFVMPADCPACGTELRPMKEGDIDVRCPNAQTCPAQLRERLFYLGGRQSLDIENFGMVAAAALTGPLEPAEPPLLDEGDLFGLTIEQLLPIKAYVLDPDSGLPKRDPKTGEEKIVTVFANQKGEPKKNALSMLEHIAAAKDRPLARIINGLSIRHVGPVAAEALAREFRSIERIEQATEEELTATEGVGAIIAASLKEWFAVDWHQEILRKWREAGVRMEEEGSAEDEGPRPLEGLTVVVTGTLQSHTRDGAKEALQSRGAKVTGSVSKKTSFVVVGDNPGSKYDKAVQLKLAVLDDAGFTVLLEQGPDAAREAALPVDGGGEAQ
- a CDS encoding methionine synthase yields the protein MSAGATGVGSLPGGDAREAAKTVTGSFEEFPYLAELPARGPGADMIGRSLGLLVDMYAHVEPSGWRISDRPGRDSKRARSWLGEDLDALEEFTQGYTGKLKVQAVGPWTLAAALELHGGEAMLQDPGACRDLAGSLAEGLREHLADVRKRVPGADVVLQLDEPSLTAVLLGRVRSASGYRTYRAVDRQVVEGGLRDLFAVHDGEVVVHSCAPEVPFGLLRRAGATGVSFDFSLLTEREDDAIGEAVEGGTKLFAGVVPGTDAPLSDPGGSVMGVRKLWRRLGLAPGTLAESVVVTPSCGLAGASPAYARAVQAHCVRAARSLADNPE